In Pseudochaenichthys georgianus unplaced genomic scaffold, fPseGeo1.2 scaffold_2151_arrow_ctg1, whole genome shotgun sequence, the following proteins share a genomic window:
- the LOC117441916 gene encoding unconventional myosin-XVIIIb — MPRSISARSISDAQTPGAKLSRYDSSSDSLSGVPSLPHLSSLGSNLASRHQTPSLCIPEEDPDQPQRSRTISMQQRSPQPPRRCMLGSLSTEDGGEASLGSEPMVFQNRRLMEGREDAALDILPAIRRAKSTSSLTGSERGGRRALSVHFGELPPSTRSRKGSETDSSSSGSSQDGGGRRRRLDGPQGERLEAEGSEAGDVASIMKKYLKKDTD; from the coding sequence ATGCCTCGCTCCATCAGCGCTCGCTCCATCAGCGACGCTCAAACACCTGGAGCTAAACTCTCTCGCTACGACTCCAGCAGTGATTCCCTCTCAGGCGTCCCGTCGCTGCCTCACCTCTCCTCTTTGGGGTCAAACCTCGCCTCCCGCCATCAAACTCCCTCTCTTTGCATCCCAGAAGAAGATCCAGATCAACCGCAGCGATCCCGAACCATCTCCATGCAGCAGCGCTCCCCTCAACCCCCGAGGAGGTGCATGCTGGGGAGTCTTTCCACCGAAGATGGAGGGGAAGCATCCCTGGGTTCAGAACCGATGGTGTTCCAGAACAGGAGGCTAATGGAGGGTCGGGAAGACGCGGCGTTAGATATTCTGCCCGCCATCCGGAGAGCGAAGTCCACCAGCAGCCTGACGGGATCTGAGCGAGGAGGACGGAGGGCTCTGAGCGTTCACTTCGGAGAGCTGCCTCCCTCCACCCGGAGCAGGAAGGGATCTGAAACGGACTCCTCGTCATCGGGGAGTTCTCAGgacggaggaggaagaagacggAGGCTCGATGGTCCGCAGGGAGAGAGGCTGGAGGCCGAGGGCAGCGAGGCCGGAGACGTGGCTTCCATCATGAAGAAATACCTGAAGAAGGACACCGACTGA